The Deltaproteobacteria bacterium genome window below encodes:
- a CDS encoding M48 family metallopeptidase, with the protein MNDREPASGAKARRKLKTFPELDVATVMHPWDVQATRTLQKVPGLETLTKKVMEYGFERVFYLENVADNVRVGEHMFPRLHRLLLWACKILGVAEPELYVNTDPVPNAYTYGHTRPFVVLTSGLVDMLDDEELLFVIGHELGHVRFGHVLYTVLARNIVTILEIIGKATLGLGQLLGFGLALPLFDWYRKAELSADRAGMLCVQDADVPMRVLMKLAGGSTTMYEQMNQQEFLRQIRAYEDADESTLNKMYKVLLTAFRTHPFPIMRAKHIDEWVRSGEFTRLTGVQLDG; encoded by the coding sequence ATGAACGATCGAGAACCCGCCAGCGGCGCCAAGGCCCGCCGCAAGCTGAAGACCTTCCCCGAGCTCGACGTCGCGACCGTGATGCACCCGTGGGACGTGCAGGCCACGCGCACGCTGCAGAAGGTACCCGGGCTCGAGACCTTGACGAAGAAGGTGATGGAGTACGGCTTCGAGCGCGTGTTCTACCTCGAGAACGTCGCCGACAACGTCCGCGTCGGTGAGCACATGTTCCCGCGACTGCATCGCCTGCTGCTGTGGGCGTGCAAGATCCTCGGGGTCGCCGAGCCCGAGCTCTACGTCAATACCGACCCCGTGCCCAACGCGTACACCTACGGCCACACGCGGCCGTTCGTGGTGTTGACCTCGGGGCTGGTCGACATGCTCGACGACGAGGAGCTGTTGTTCGTGATCGGGCACGAGCTCGGCCACGTTCGCTTCGGCCACGTGCTCTACACGGTGCTGGCGCGCAACATCGTCACCATCCTCGAGATCATCGGCAAGGCCACGCTCGGGCTCGGCCAGCTGCTGGGTTTCGGGCTCGCCCTGCCGTTGTTCGATTGGTACCGCAAGGCCGAGCTGTCGGCCGACCGCGCGGGCATGCTGTGCGTGCAGGATGCCGACGTGCCCATGCGCGTGCTGATGAAGCTCGCCGGCGGCAGCACCACGATGTACGAGCAGATGAACCAGCAGGAGTTCCTGCGACAGATCCGCGCCTACGAAGACGCCGACGAGTCGACACTGAACAAGATGTACAAGGTGCTGCTGACCGCATTTCGCACCCACCCGTTCCCGATCATGCGAGCCAAGCACATCGACGAGTGGGTCCGCAGCGGCGAGTTCACGCGGCTGACCGGCGTGCAGCTCGACGGCTGA
- a CDS encoding HAMP domain-containing histidine kinase encodes MRSAEPTLARRLMWTLALSASAAAAIALIAVSLLADGLIRHRVEQGVVAAAAVLVAELDEEPQLAAEIEEEARELGIDGRVALARQGQLEYGDASVVAPPQRPCGAAEQMLICVQASTHDPMLEVRVAVPASRAFGHRRPLALAAAAVLVVVVSGAIAFGVLQARRAIAPLTRLRVAVEQIAVARPERLQLPARVGLQEVDALRDTLADLLARLSFELTRARQFSADAAHELRTPLTKLKAELELAAETVPVDAAIAEVIARLRRTTEQLSLLTERLLLLATPGEALSSNAGTSIAALVLALGDAGGDVRRPAAERERLVPRVDEVDALVRGDAVLLAAMLDNAVDNALKFSSSSVEVGVTAVSDHVILTIDDRGPGVPDRERVVLFEPFRRGADARAKPGHGLGLALVAHIARAHGGDAAFCDRDGGGTRLRITLPRHRGASAMDA; translated from the coding sequence ATGCGCTCGGCTGAGCCCACGCTGGCGCGGCGGCTGATGTGGACGCTCGCGCTGTCGGCCAGTGCGGCCGCTGCGATCGCTCTGATCGCGGTGTCGCTGTTGGCCGACGGACTCATCCGCCATCGCGTCGAGCAGGGCGTGGTGGCCGCGGCGGCGGTCCTGGTCGCGGAACTCGACGAGGAGCCGCAGTTGGCGGCAGAGATCGAGGAGGAGGCGCGCGAGCTGGGCATCGATGGCCGCGTCGCCCTCGCGCGGCAGGGGCAGCTCGAGTACGGCGACGCGAGCGTCGTCGCGCCGCCCCAGCGACCCTGCGGCGCAGCCGAGCAGATGCTGATCTGTGTGCAGGCGTCGACCCACGATCCGATGCTCGAGGTGCGCGTGGCCGTGCCGGCGTCGCGGGCGTTCGGGCATCGGCGGCCGCTCGCACTGGCGGCCGCGGCGGTGCTGGTCGTCGTGGTGTCGGGCGCGATCGCGTTCGGGGTGCTGCAGGCCCGACGCGCGATCGCACCGCTGACGCGGCTGCGTGTGGCGGTCGAGCAGATCGCGGTCGCGCGGCCCGAGCGATTGCAGCTGCCAGCGCGCGTGGGGTTGCAGGAAGTCGATGCGCTGCGCGATACCTTGGCCGACCTGCTCGCGCGGTTGTCGTTCGAGCTCACGCGCGCGCGGCAGTTCTCGGCCGACGCGGCTCACGAGCTGCGCACGCCGCTGACGAAGCTGAAGGCCGAGCTCGAGCTGGCCGCGGAGACCGTGCCCGTCGACGCGGCGATCGCCGAGGTCATCGCACGGCTGCGACGCACGACCGAGCAGCTCTCGTTGCTCACCGAGCGCTTGCTGCTGCTCGCGACGCCGGGTGAGGCGCTGTCGAGCAACGCCGGCACGTCGATCGCCGCGCTGGTGCTCGCGCTCGGTGATGCCGGCGGTGACGTGCGCCGTCCCGCGGCGGAACGCGAGCGATTGGTGCCGCGGGTCGACGAGGTCGACGCGCTGGTGCGCGGCGACGCCGTGCTGCTCGCGGCGATGCTCGACAACGCGGTCGACAACGCGCTGAAGTTCTCGTCGTCGTCGGTCGAGGTCGGTGTCACGGCGGTGTCGGACCACGTGATCCTCACGATCGATGATCGAGGCCCGGGGGTGCCCGACCGTGAGCGCGTGGTGTTGTTCGAGCCATTTCGCCGCGGCGCCGACGCCCGTGCGAAGCCGGGCCACGGCCTGGGTCTGGCGTTGGTTGCCCACATCGCCAGGGCCCACGGCGGCGACGCGGCCTTCTGCGATCGCGACGGTGGCGGCACGCGCCTGCGGATCACGCTGCCGCGCCATCGCGGCGCCTCCGCAATGGACGCCTGA
- a CDS encoding response regulator transcription factor: protein MNVVVIDDDPELCTLLATALGREGHTVRTAGSLATGREQLEEIGIDVVVLDLGLPDGDGLQLCRELRATGRPIGILVLSAAGAVTARVDGLDAGADDYLVKPFAVAELRARVRALSRRAVRSAAAPPCRRADVELDFASRRARRAGLEIALTAREWSILEAIAAGEGRVVARDVLLRQVWGEVSDAAAASFGVLLVRIRHKLGRDLIRTVRGQGHALG from the coding sequence GTGAACGTCGTCGTCATCGACGACGATCCGGAGCTTTGCACGCTGCTCGCGACGGCGCTGGGGCGCGAGGGCCACACGGTGCGCACGGCGGGGTCGTTGGCCACGGGGCGCGAGCAGCTCGAGGAGATCGGCATCGACGTGGTGGTGCTCGACCTCGGGCTGCCCGATGGCGATGGGCTGCAGCTGTGCCGCGAGCTGCGGGCCACGGGGCGCCCGATCGGCATCCTCGTGCTGAGCGCGGCCGGGGCCGTGACCGCGCGCGTCGACGGCCTCGATGCCGGCGCCGACGACTACCTCGTGAAGCCCTTCGCGGTCGCGGAGCTGCGCGCACGGGTGCGCGCGCTGTCACGCCGAGCGGTGCGAAGCGCGGCCGCACCACCATGTCGGCGTGCCGACGTCGAACTCGACTTCGCCAGCCGTCGGGCGCGACGTGCCGGCCTCGAGATCGCACTGACGGCGCGGGAGTGGTCGATCCTCGAGGCCATCGCTGCCGGGGAGGGTCGCGTGGTGGCGCGCGACGTGTTGCTGCGTCAGGTCTGGGGCGAGGTCAGCGACGCCGCGGCTGCGTCCTTCGGCGTGCTGCTGGTGCGGATCCGGCACAAACTCGGCCGCGACTTGATTCGCACCGTGCGGGGGCAGGGGCATGCGCTCGGCTGA